One region of Coraliomargarita parva genomic DNA includes:
- a CDS encoding ParA family protein — translation MARKLSFINYKGGVGKTSLIVNVGASLAEVGQRVLIVDLDVQSNSSLWLLRFERWNPLVEKNEGHIYSTFEPGVARLSDCIVRDVVRNKESGKQLPGLDLLPTTFSLIDLEEDYKPANGLPAYVQFQEQIAEIEDDYDYILFDCPPNILSASSCGIFSCNEIFVPSNPDALSLIGFTLLVEKLKLFFEASASYRVAGMDPAAQVRGVIFNSIKNKVDISSSIMRVQVRINQFKGKGVVAQDARIFNTKIRDEVIVPRSVTLGLPVCLIGDYERENTVRDDYRAVMKEIMNIPPLEGIPNGGKQPSEMGSSHESPVSPL, via the coding sequence ATGGCACGTAAGCTAAGCTTTATTAATTATAAGGGAGGTGTTGGCAAAACCTCGCTGATTGTGAATGTGGGAGCTTCCCTGGCAGAAGTCGGCCAGCGAGTGCTCATTGTGGATCTGGACGTGCAGTCGAATTCCAGCTTATGGCTGCTTCGCTTTGAACGTTGGAACCCCTTGGTCGAAAAGAATGAGGGGCACATCTATTCAACCTTTGAGCCGGGTGTCGCTCGATTGAGTGACTGTATTGTGCGCGACGTGGTCCGCAACAAGGAGTCGGGCAAGCAACTGCCTGGTTTGGACCTTTTGCCCACGACTTTCAGTTTGATTGATTTGGAGGAAGATTATAAGCCCGCAAATGGCTTGCCCGCTTATGTTCAGTTTCAGGAACAGATTGCCGAAATTGAGGATGACTACGACTACATCCTCTTTGATTGTCCGCCGAACATTCTATCGGCATCGAGTTGCGGTATTTTTAGCTGTAATGAGATTTTTGTTCCCTCGAATCCGGATGCCTTAAGCCTGATTGGTTTCACCTTATTGGTTGAGAAGCTAAAGCTCTTTTTTGAGGCGTCGGCCTCCTATCGTGTTGCGGGCATGGACCCTGCAGCTCAGGTGCGCGGTGTCATATTCAATTCGATTAAAAATAAGGTGGATATCAGTTCGTCCATCATGCGTGTCCAGGTTCGAATCAATCAATTCAAAGGTAAGGGGGTGGTGGCTCAGGACGCCCGCATTTTTAATACCAAAATCCGCGACGAAGTCATCGTGCCGCGCTCGGTCACATTAGGCTTACCCGTCTGCCTGATTGGTGATTACGAACGGGAGAATACGGTCCGCGATGACTACCGGGCTGTAATGAAAGAGATCATGAACATCCCGCCTCTGGAGGGGATTCCAAACGGAGGTAAACAGCCGTCCGAAATGGGGTCCTCCCATGAATCCCCAGTCTCGCCGCTGTGA